The sequence cgatgagctctacgacgacatagacatagcgaagtgaataaagatccagcggatacgttggctgggtcatgtcgtccgaatggatacaaacgctgaaaatattcgatgcggtaccagctggtggtagcagaggaagaggaaggcctcctctgcgttcgaaagatcaggtggagaaggacttgacgtctcttggtgtgtccaactggcgccggttagcacgagaaagaaacgactggtgcgctttgttaaactcggccaaaattgcgtaagcggttatatcgcaccaattaagaagaagaagttcgtTTTTAGTATGTGCTGAATTATATACTGTACAGCTCTtctgcaaatttcaatttgaaatgaTTCTGGAATTGaccatatttaatttattaatattgccTTTTGGATTAAAAAGTCTGACAGCCGTGCGCGCTTCTTCTCATTATCCGTAAGGGttccataatttttaaaacagaattttgaaatacttACATCATTTgcaacaagaattttttttttgtcgatgtttacaatacaaaattttaacaaccAGAATTTTTAACACAGAATATTGTATTGAGTATAGCATACAAAGTGCTGAGGTATTAAATGCTCGgttgttttgtataaaaattgcgCTTTTGGTCTTGAactatttaaatatacataaattttagtagaaaattGTTAATAGATTGAGTTCCGAATGCGTAAACTAGTAAGAGGAGGATGGACTTAAGCCTACTGAACTTAAATTGAGCACATAAAATGAACCGGAACAGCAATGCCCATTTGGATACGATAACATATTCAAGGAGCAACCACCTGGGTGCAAATGAAGAGTTCAATggtgacatatgtatgtatacatatttatgtgcattatCTCATAATGGATACACTGTGAGAAATGTGCGGTGCATCACGCTCGTAAGTAGATGCTGTACCAGCAAtgtcattaatttatttaattcaatttaaaaatgtggctGCACAAAGCGTAGGTAATTTTTGTATCGCTTATCGTTTATTCTGTGTACAATGTGGTCACAGTGATCATCCATTCCAAACGGCGTTAGTCTATGAAGGGGGAGTTTTGAGGGCAGTTGCGTATGTACTTCGACTTACGGCCAGCATGAAAATGTCAGTGGCGATTGAGTTCATACTAGAATTTGCGGCTCTGTACTACAAACACATAAAATGCAAAGTTAGAATAGTGCACTTAAGCCGCAACTGAACTGAATGATTAGTCTGCGTTTGAGTGCGGGACACGCGTATGGGTCGGACCCGATAATCGTAgtgaaaaatttgcaataaaaatgtgaaaatttagtTAATCAAACATTTGTAATTAATTcacaaatttcaatcaaaatgcGTTTGAAAGTTGGGCTTGAGTGTCACCGTTTTGAAATTTACGGTAAGCGACGCGTGAAACCTTAAAAAGTGGGtggaaatgaaaaaatgcaGAGGCATACaactagtatgtatgtatgtatatacctatgtgcatatctacttacacatacacaatTACGCTCGTAAGAAGGAAATAAAGCCGCAGTGTCCAATTAATAGAATAGTGAGCCTGTTGGAGTCAAGTGAAATCCGCATTCGAAtggtaatattattaattaggtCAGGCGCACCCACAGGCTTTCTCCCTGTTAACCCAGCAGCAGACACAGTTAGCATTTTAATTGAACTGAACAATTATTTCTTGGGCAATACATTTCATGAAGAATGAAAACGAGTAAACTTAACCGTTGCGCCATAGCCCTGATAAAATTCAAATGTGATCCAAACATGTTTTTGACGCTCAATTTGTTGTTTTCTTAGTGCATTATGCTGATTACTAACGTACGTACTATGTACCTAgcctacatatatgcacatgtatAAATTCGCATAgctatgtatttaatttgaagTATGTGGTTGGTGCGATTCCCATAATAAAATTCGATGCAAAACTTTACAAGACCATCAGTCGGCTTACAGCGGCAGAGTAGAATTGCAGTTTTCAAATTTGTGCAAAGACTTAACGCGAAGTTCTAAGtggcagaataaaaaaaagaaaaacaaaaacaaaaaatttgaggtGAGGTGGTCCTGAAGTTGTGCGATGTAGAATAACAATTAATGAAAGTGGCATACATGTttagaaaatcagaaaaaagcACAAGTAATGAACTATCTAGGATCGAATTTATCTTATATACCGAGCAATAAGAATGGAATAGGATTTTATATACGTTctcacggcagtcggttctacgtaaccgggacgacccagatttatatccggctaagaactgtcacttcagcagcaatctccatatatgtatggggagtGCTTATGCTAACAACAttgattttatatacataccgaGAAATATATAGGAATCAAATAGGATTTTACAGTCTGTgttagaagaaaagaaccggtttttttcttgtaacttcaagatatatattACGTTCTGCTACttaagggctacgacgccagtgctaactcaggttagtgtcgttcgaaactttcccgtaaacgcaaacaaacaaaaatgagtgagaactacgcgaagcgttttgaggcgatATTTATACCGCTGCACAGTGGTCCCGCCGCGTAGGAAGAGCGGTCATAAGAacttttggcgtgataaatgactttttagtacgtttttaagttgagaaatgtttttatttgttaaaaaaacataaagacatataaaaagtaatatatatataataagaatatataataaagtaatatataattaatataaaaagtcaaaggaaaattaggtacacacattttttattaaaatttttttgtttcgtttaaagttttgcataaatcttaaattataaacaataatagaaaaaaaacattaaattccgaaaggaCTTTGATGCCTTTTAacttatttatgaaaacaataaaatattcacttccaaaaaagttaatgtacttaGAAATACCAAACTTTTAACTCAATAAATCTAACACCTCTCTTGACATCATTGATTTCTTTCTACATTTTCGTAgactagatataaatggatcggaattaagaagaagcctgtgcaaaagatccgtgttagttacagttcttgagtgCTATCTGGTAGAGCTGTTGAAACATCGATGTTTGACCACATCGATGTTTCgatgtttttcagaaaaaaacatcGATGTATCGATACTACATCGAAGTAATATAGTACATTTTTTGATtctctatataatatatatatctttattaaGGATAACATCCTTTTTCCAAACTTAAAACTATAAAACAGAAGTTCAATCATTCAACTTaatactataaaacagaaattcaATCTTTTAAACTTaatactataaaacagaaattaaatcTTTCATACTTAATACTATAAAGCATAATTCAAtctttttcaaacttaaaactataaaacaaTCATTGCTGTTCAGAGATCCACTTGTTCCGATTGATAAAAAGTAGCATGTCAACATGTTTAAACTGAAGCGAACTTCTTTTTTCGCTTACAACGATTCCAGCCTTACTGAACATACGTTCGCTTTCTGTCGAAGTTGCTGGAacgcagaaatattttttgcagcaATGCTGAAATGATTTATCTGATGAGAtctgtaataataaaatttaattaatacacATATTTAAACGCTGGAATTGACAAGTAAAATACAACCTTCCAATAATCTAAAGGGTTGGAGTTTGATTCCAAATTGTCTAGATTAAAATATTGACGAATTGACAATATGGAATCCACTGTATTAGTTTTATGtttcaaacttttgtttttttccaaaaattgaaaaagggatGTCTGCGATGTGGAGGTTGATGTTGGCAGGCGTGGTTCGTCGCAAGGGCGAGACTTCTGTGCGTTGAAAAAAGAAAGCTCGTTTTCCAAGAGTTTTTGAGCCTCAGTGATGTTAAATGGTGAGTGAAACGCTTCTTTTTTAAACCGCTGATCTAGCAAAGTTGCCACTCGAGGAACATTGCGAATTTCATATTGCAGTAGTCTGGACGATATGCCCTCCAATAAGCAATTGCAGCTTTCGCGACCTTCAACTGTTTTTAggtcattttttaacaattgcaaATTATGCAGAAGTCCGCAAGTTATAGGAATTATTAATGATACCGTGACCAACGTTCGCGAAGAAGTTTGCAATGTTGCACATTCAAAAGgttgcaataaaatttgtatgtcttttaaaattaaaatttcgtcaGCCGAAAACGGGGCAAGTCCCTTTGGGGTTGAAAGAAGAACACTGCTTATAGCATCATTTGTTTTAAGAATTCTTTCAATCATATGAAATGCGCTATTCCATCTTGTAGGACATTCTTGCTTTAAACTGTATGGCTTCTCTGTATTTTGAGCTTCTTTAAACTTGACGTAAGCTACTgtgcttttcttaaaaaatcccACAATACTTTTGCATTTCCCcataataacttttattttctcttgATTCAGGCATTGTTGAACTATTAAATTAATAACATGCGCAAAGCATGGCACATGTATTTTTTGCAATATCTCACATGCTTTTATCATTGTTCTTGCGCTATCGGTAACAATGGCTGCAACTTTGTCCATAACTTCCCATTCAATTAGCACTGCACATAGAGAGTTCGCAATGTTTTCTGCAGAATGATTTTTCTCATTCTGTAACTTACTAGTCGAAAGTACTGCTGTGCGAAGTTTAAATTCTGGATCTATAAAATGGCAAGTTACGGTCAAATAAGCCTCGTTGGCTCGAGATGTCCAACAGTCGGTTGTCACAGCGCAATATTCCACTTCTTGCAAAATGCTTTTCAGTTTCATTCTCATGTTcatgaataaattattataacatGTTGAAAGCAATGTTGATCGTAAAGGCAATTCGTATCGGGGATCCAAAGCATTTACAAATTGCTTAAATCCCTCGTTTTCTACAATGTAAAATGGACGTAAATCGGAGCAAATGAAATTTAACAATGCGCTGTCCAAATCTCTCTTCCGTTTCGATGAggcttcatattttttatccaAATAAGCCGCCATATGTCCTGAAGCCTTTGGCAACTCACTCACCGTTAACGTTGGGTGTACCCGCTTTAAATGTCCCGCCATGTTGGTGGTGTTTCCGCTGGTTTGATAAATTTTACcacattttaaacatttggcAGTCTTGCCATCCGaggacttattaaaaaaattccacacatTGGACTGACCATATCGCGCCTTTTTGGCTTGCGGCTCTTCCTCTTGCTCTTTTTCTTCAATGGTTGCCGCACTACAACCTACATACAAATGAGACAAAACACAGAGGTTAACTTGTAAAGAAGGCATcagttaatatatatatgtacataccttgCCCATTTGAAGCTCTAAGATATTTATGCATTATAACCACTGCCTGCCAACACCAATAACTCCAAAAATAACGCTCTAGCTTTTACTGCGTTTTTTTCTCAGTGATGGAAAAACTGGCAAAAACATCGAACATCGGAGAaaaaacatcgatgtttttTACGAAAGGAGAAACATCGATGTATCGATACTACATCGATGTTTCGCACAGCTCTACTATCTGGTATTGTcacgtctgaattgtttcactaatttattacatgattcagctgcctcctctgataattctccaattgataataaagaatgatcgatcacctccgacccatgaatgagcactttgtgaactgatgcaggtaaattataccatgaatatttactaactagaattttagcagtgtctagtgcgtatattttgaatttattcgaattaattttaaaaccagatgaaagacattgtaggagataactacatctgtctataacgtgtttgtctattcctatgatttcggatgatatggttgaatgaaggaaaCATTTTCATgctgtatttccatcattagaggtGCCACTTCCTCCACTTCGCGGTTTGTCAGCTATCAAGCCGaattgttctctaaactccctctgaacaaattcctttctcttagctaaaagtgctctttcctcagatgaacgtgcttgccaccttttaaattcgattctataagaaacatgaataaagtattcaaaaaatctaatacaagaatgcaggggaataaaccaaattcaaatctactggagtttacttgtttgtttctacacttttctaagtcattcatttctttaggtGTCGCACCACAAATATAACATTTACTCGGAGATGAGTcacataggtacagattagacCCTATATAAAGCGCAATCGCaggtcatcgcagctggaaattatttttccttaaagaggacatacgtaagaaaattttaatatatgtttcatttgtgcagattcgtgcgaacttagttaaaactttacaaacttcttaaaaaaaaaaattaaccgcaaattttaaagtacgtatttcgtgcggtctgaaaacctattaaataataattaaaaaagataacaaaacgtttaacatgtcgtacataccttcaacttgaatttccattgtacaacagGGCATAAAGACAGTAGTGCTTAGGAAAATaacacttcccggaactgcgtaagtacggagcggagaccacgctaactatcacttttcaaattctcttactttggaggcacaattataagtgaattgtttgtgcagttgaaattttttttgtactctaagttactatgactaatgaactaacatttagctaaatattgttgcataattttaacatgactatttCCATCCAATGTCCTGTGGCGGAACCACTGTGCGCTgctgcaaaagtaataaaaaaatcaaaaaagtatgTTGTGATGTGTCGCTGCCTGAAACGAGTGACGACAGAAAAGCAGGATATAGTagtcgtccaactttttaagcgggacccttctttgtgattACGCCAAGGacgcacaattcttgctaaaaagagaTTAGATATGAGTATCAGcaccatcgaacgacgactgaaggaggtgaacatatcgcaccctaaatacaaaagcgTCAcgactcaaaatgtaccttgtgctcaaatatgagcgagacgttatcaataaaacggtccgcggatgacatatggcaaaaataaattttttgttttttggtaggactgttataagcttacatggcaaatttcagcgtgatatgtcacatagtttgttttctgtgctactgtaaacaagtcaagctcgagtgtggaaaattttgagttgtgccccttttgtatttagggtgcgatatcctaccgtcccacatcatcaaaaccactattctcagaaaaacacattaagATACAACAAATCAAGAAAATGGCGTCCCAGTACCCTGACGCCAACCTCATTGAAAAtatgtggggaactatgaaaacgctaGTCCTACTTGTCAAcaagctacgcagaaaagttggttcaaagcatgaagaagatgccaggctatactcgacaacgatgaagactcgtagttttgtacatactttcatgtaaaaaaaattaaatatatatcttttatactttatgaataatcgcggttccgtTTTCTGAAACAGGCTGTCTATATCGAGCGCATGTTCTCAATAGAATGTTATGCTTATAGGCATATAAGGATCATATTTATAGCTTTAACATTGCTTGAAATATGACGATGATCGCGTATGGACGCGAGTGGAGTACTGTCAAATGCACTCCGTACACGAAGTTTGGTTGAATTCAATAGAGTAGTCCTTGAGATTCGAAAATTTCGTATACATAAATGAGTTTCCACCTTGAGGATCACCACGGCTCGGAGAAATACTCAAAATCCATGAAGTGCGCTCAATAGATCATTCAGGTCACGCTGCTAAATCTCCTGACATAATACGAGTAATGCAAAAACTCAATGTAACTTTTACAGAGTCAAGAACCCTTTCTGCTACTTAGCTGCATAATTTGCTACTCCACTAACCGTAAAAAGGAAAGTTtaccaataaattaaaaaaaaaaactgaaacagaatgttttatatacattttaattcaaattaaaatgattttgtgggTACTTCTGTATTTAAATTGTCTTTTTAATTGTAGCTGCTGGTGGCTTTATTGTATTTGTGGTATATTGGAAAAGTGCCAAacggttttaattttttttttttttttggaagttaTTGCTGATAAAACTTGTGAGTTActtttttcaggaatttttcgATTTAGAGGACCAAATTTAATACCATAATGGTTGACAAAAGTCAACCTGTCATAGAGAAGAACatagtaaaataaaagcaacttAAGAAAAACGTGTAAAACAATAGCCGATGCACAAAGGTTTCATTCTTGCATTCCTTACGAAAATAATGAAGTTACATAAATGTAAAAACGTTTCCACTTTTGGCTATAGCTTATCCACCTTCTTTTTTCAGACTTTGTAAAAGTTTTCGATAAaatgattttgtatttttgaacgtAAAAAAATACGTCAAAAACTAAAGTGCACCGAAAATGTCATACCTCCGAAGTGGTGAGGAAATGggtaataaaatgtattaaaattattgtttttatatatttgatgctttccatttcaattcaaccgggctattcgggtcatgctcttcgatttcgatgtaactgaaatatgttgctctctggtcaaaataatgagacacgtatttttttgttcgcccgaaaaaaatttttttcaagctttatcggcaattttgtttttcggctcaaaatcgattttttttttattttataaaaaaatattttttttaaatgctcataacttagtcaaaaatgaaccgattttaataattttgggtttaaaatgatcgtcattacttacacgagcgatttcatgtagaaacagttgcaaaaaagtagttgaaaattttttattttgcaaaaaacaaaaagtgcgaaacaggttttttactcaaaaatgcattactcaaaaacaactcattttagctactgggcattcagcttaattgaagtttgaggtgtcgtcttgatttggaaaaagttataaaaaaaaaaaatacactttttgaaatattgaatttcgaaaaaatttcaattttttttcttttttgctaaataaaaaattttcaactacgtttttgcaattgtttctacatgaagtcgctcgtgtaagtaattacgatcattttgaacccagaattattaaaatcggttgatttttgactaagttatgggcatttaaaaaaaatgtttcttatacaagacaattaaaaaaaatcgagtttgagccgaaaaacaaaattgccgataactcttgaaaaaaatttttttcgggcgaacaaaaaaatacgtgtctcattattttgaccagagacaAACATATTatagttacatcgaaatcgaagaacatgacccgaatagcccggttgaattgaaatggaaagcatcatttataatttattgcTTGTACATTACAATAGCGAAATCTCATCTGCAAATCAATTGTTTACGTCCCAATAGTGTTTCAATAGCCTGCGGGCACTAACACTAATCCATCTTTACATGCGTataatcaaaaattcaaaaaattaatttctcgagTAAATCAAAAAACTGTATATAAGTAAGTAGTAAGTTAAGTATGCTTCAAACTTGTTTTTACGAGTATAACTATTCATTATTGTCTAGGGATAAAGGATTTCAATTacgtgtttttaataattaatgaaaatggCAGCTCTCTTAAGCACATTTCAAGTGCGCTCTAGCCAGAACGCATCACCTGCCAGTGTGGGCGCGCGCACTCTCATGCCTTCACTATAAACGACATAACTATCTTGCGATTCAAAAgtacagtaatttttttttttaagaaaataatgcaTATAACGCTTTTTGAGTTTTCATgggaagttaataaaaaattcaattgttttctaaatatttttattatataaataaagtttctaattgctataaaaaagtcataagattcgaaTGAATCGAAAGATGAAACGAGTGCTGAAATGTAAAAAGGTAATTATGAGAGCCTGCATCAAAACTTGTTTACAAATAACTCGTGACAATATTGCACACCAAGTTAACATTGAAATTCGGctaatggcaaataaaaacttgaaaagcCAACTTTGAGTGTCCTTCTTGGGAAAACTTTACTCTAAAATCTAATTTATTCCTTACAACTTTTGTAATCAAATTTTCGCTTTATTTCGGCGATGTAATTAATATATGAGTGGtggtttatttttcaatataatcacCCATAGTTAACATAGTTTTTCAAcgccttataaaaaatatctttcctCCTTGCATGAAAAATGAGCGTTTATTGCCGCCTCTTCAtcgtcagaaattttttttcgacaaagTCCTCTTTTTAAATctggaaacaaaaagtaatcactAGGTCCCAGGTATGGGTAGTGATCATTCGATACCaccttgaattgaatttgaaaaggtcgagccaaggagcaccaggagatttggtggctcctaaaacactcaggctaaaaaagcccattgtatttaaagctctggaaagggggtagatagtcaaggagggagggagaaaagtatcatagaaagagataggaaagaatagagacagagatagagatagttagtcctgtgagaattttccagattctttgacaaatttgtaaatatcctccagttttagagaacgaataatactcattctcatgacatcggaacccaatactcgtagtcgcgctctagcaaaggcaggacactcacagagaaagtgctcagtgctatccgcctcctccaagcacgacaggcataccgggtcctcgatgattccaatggtggtcatatgctgaccccatgggttgtgtcctgtaatgatgccgaccatcaaccgaatgtctttccttctaagttttagtagaaagtttgacagttttctgttcggactcgtcacaaaacactttgcagttctgcagcgttctagaccggaccatcgctctttatgtagattgcctacataatcgttgatccagttcttgattcctgcgggactgattccgattattggctctggcccctgtggaggcaccgctgatccacggttggccaattcgtcggcaatttcgtttccttgaacaccggagtgtcctggaacccatataagtacaagcctgttctgtcttgcgacagaattaagcttcttcttacattcttgaacaatctttgaggtttgcttcgcgttctccagggccttcaatgcagcctgactgtcactgaagactccaatctgtttcccgctccatctcctctcgattatccattcggctacttttaggatggcaaaaacttctgtttggaagacagttgccattccccccatagcgtagtgatacttattactatcgtttaagtaccatccggctccagaccctatttcagtcttggacccatcggtaaagaaaatatccgtcaaacctccctgcatgcctcctggattgctccattgctcacgcaatggaaatctgacatcaaatttccttccgaatgaaactgtgggtatcaggtcatctttaggtgccaaaaacagtggatactgctccgacagcaacttaaagatttctctgtgtcccgaagctccatcttcgtgccagaaaccatatttatggagtctacacatagcttttattgcttcctgttgtatcttaagatccagggggagcaaatcaaggatagcatttagggcatctccagaggttgtactcatggcacccgtgatgcacaaacatacacttctttgcagcgtgtatagttcccggattgtggacttaaccatgctccgtcgccaccagaccacagaagcgtaagtgatgattggtctgataagtgccgtgtatatccataggaccacagcaggtttcagaccccaagttttgccaaaggctctacggcattgctgaaaaatcttcaatgcacgattcaccttcagtgaaacgtgtgtctcccaagtcagcttcttatccaagattacccctagatatttaacttcgttggaaagaccaagtgtcacacctttcagtgttggaagactgagtccatccaatttccgttttctcgtaaacaagactatagttgttttgttcggattaacggaaagaccttgtctcatgcacgaatcatcgattttgtcaagaatcctctgcactttcgtgcaaagcctccttaaggatttatccgatgttagcgcacagacgtcgtccgcatatgcttggacgtgaaagccgagttcctgcatctccactaatagggagtctacgacgaagcaccacagcagcggagaaagaacacccccttggggacatccttgctatACCACCTTAGTATTGATAATTTTACTTGTTTCtgacaacaaaaaaacgtaACTGAACAAAACTGCGCTATTTACTCTTCCGCAGTTATCACTTTTTCTCTTAATTTGACTAATTTCGAActaattgttatattttttatttaaataacaagcttgaaataaaataaatttaattaaaattaaaagtatttacCACTTACCGACAGATAATAATTTTGCAATGTTTAGTTTGAATTTTAGAAAgtgaaattcacaaaaattataatttttacattataaaaaaaaaaacaaattaactgACATTAACTGGTCCCGATTTACACacagagacatctggaagggagaaaCTAGAAATTCCCTTTTGATGTTTCTTTCGCGGTCACACAGACAATATTGTTTCCGGCAACATTCGTTGTTTTTGACGTTTACTTCTTTAAGTTTGACAacacgaataagaagcacaaagcatGTAGCCAGTAAGGCACACAAAAAACACCTATCTCTTTTTGTTCGTCCTTTTCACAAGAACAAAACGTTTCCCTGTGTACATCGGGACTTACGGGAAGAGAGTATCGAGTAGTATAGGTATCGGCAAATTACTGAGAAACCGCAATCTCCTACAGGCGCCTTCGGGACACGCACAACGCAACACAACGACAGCCCGTTTCTCTcgcctttttttctattatatatatatataattggcacatacaccctttttgagtgtttggccgagctcctccgcctatttgtggtgtgcgtgttgatgttgttccactaatggagggacctacagtttcaagccgactccgaatggcagatattttgatgagaagctttttcatggcagaaatacactcggaggtttgccattgcctgccgctttagaaaaatgtttttcttaattttggtgtttcaccgagattcgagcctacgttctctctggattccgaatggtagtcacgcaacacCCATTCCGTTacagcgaagttattgcgtctaaagtgtcagtatatttgagtcatcgatacaaaaatgagtttcgaacaaagagccaATATCAAATTCTGTTgttaaatcggtaaaacgtttaccgaaacatttgaattgatagaaaattgtatggcgatgattgtataTCTCTTTCCAGAGTTCGTGAGtggcttacac is a genomic window of Anastrepha ludens isolate Willacy chromosome 6, idAnaLude1.1, whole genome shotgun sequence containing:
- the LOC128867120 gene encoding E3 SUMO-protein ligase ZBED1-like, whose protein sequence is MHKYLRASNGQGCSAATIEEKEQEEEPQAKKARYGQSNVWNFFNKSSDGKTAKCLKCGKIYQTSGNTTNMAGHLKRVHPTLTVSELPKASGHMAAYLDKKYEASSKRKRDLDSALLNFICSDLRPFYIVENEGFKQFVNALDPRYELPLRSTLLSTCYNNLFMNMRMKLKSILQEVEYCAVTTDCWTSRANEAYLTVTCHFIDPEFKLRTAVLSTSKLQNEKNHSAENIANSLCAVLIEWEVMDKVAAIVTDSARTMIKFNNA